Proteins co-encoded in one Halococcoides cellulosivorans genomic window:
- a CDS encoding NOG1 family protein, which translates to MATPFEALPTQPRAQELIDQAFSRAGRAGHAKDGIDAQLSMVRTAANAIGDNCEHVVTTWPDFDAIDPFYRDLADAVAGIDELRQALSTVDWVADRTGDIRSEYESRVARAGDTETARTHRKQAFARLADITEQATDALERLAAAREALTDLPEIDPSAPTIVVAGSPNVGKSSFVNHVTRADSEVATYPFTTTQIHVGHLTRDHVRYQIVDTPGLLDRPAAERNDVERQAASALGHVADCVLVVLDASESCGYTRETQLALLASLREEFTDAPVLTVCNKSDLSTDVDAEYAMSVTEDEGVADVVAAAIEAIDYEPVLPHEE; encoded by the coding sequence ATGGCGACCCCGTTCGAGGCGCTGCCGACCCAACCGCGCGCCCAGGAGTTGATCGACCAGGCGTTCTCGCGAGCGGGTCGAGCGGGCCACGCCAAAGACGGGATCGACGCACAGTTGAGCATGGTCCGGACGGCGGCGAACGCGATCGGTGACAACTGCGAACACGTCGTCACCACCTGGCCCGATTTCGACGCGATCGACCCCTTCTACCGCGATCTGGCCGACGCCGTCGCGGGCATCGACGAGTTGCGCCAGGCGCTCTCGACGGTCGACTGGGTGGCCGACAGGACGGGCGACATCCGATCGGAGTACGAGTCTCGGGTCGCCCGTGCGGGCGACACCGAGACCGCCCGGACCCACCGCAAACAGGCGTTCGCGCGGTTGGCCGACATCACCGAACAGGCCACCGACGCCCTCGAACGGCTCGCGGCGGCCCGCGAGGCACTGACCGACCTGCCCGAGATCGATCCGTCCGCGCCGACGATCGTCGTCGCCGGATCACCGAACGTCGGGAAGTCTTCGTTCGTGAACCACGTCACGCGCGCGGACAGCGAGGTCGCGACCTATCCGTTCACGACGACGCAGATCCACGTGGGACATCTCACTCGCGATCACGTCCGCTACCAGATCGTCGACACGCCGGGCCTGCTCGATCGCCCGGCCGCCGAGCGCAACGACGTCGAGCGCCAGGCCGCGAGCGCGCTGGGCCACGTCGCGGACTGCGTGCTGGTCGTCCTCGACGCCAGCGAGTCCTGTGGGTACACCCGCGAGACCCAACTCGCCTTGCTCGCGAGTCTGCGCGAGGAGTTCACGGACGCGCCCGTGCTCACGGTCTGTAACAAGTCCGACCTCTCGACGGACGTCGACGCCGAGTACGCGATGAGCGTCACCGAGGACGAGGGCGTCGCGGACGTCGTGGCGGCGGCGATAGAGGCGATCGATTACGAACCCGTGCTTCCGCACGAGGAGTGA
- a CDS encoding M48 family metallopeptidase, whose protein sequence is MAETRSHEVELVGHSVEYDLRRSADATKPRIDVDIHGVTVVIPDATDVDPEEVLQENAVWVVEKKAKYDTYREEIPERSYEEGAMFPYLGDEREVVVERRSSSVVSENALRLARHHVEETSVKRALETLYRRKARETFEERAEHFAEQIGVTHEQIEVRNQRTKWGSCSTTGTLGLNWRLMMAPPEIVDYIVIHELAHLREPNHTDAFWSLVGEHDPDYEAHARWLEENSTQLVFSDDDL, encoded by the coding sequence ATGGCTGAGACTCGATCGCACGAAGTGGAGTTGGTCGGCCACTCCGTCGAGTACGATCTCCGACGGAGTGCTGACGCGACCAAGCCTCGGATCGACGTGGACATTCACGGCGTCACGGTCGTGATTCCGGACGCGACCGACGTCGATCCCGAGGAGGTCCTTCAGGAGAATGCGGTATGGGTCGTCGAGAAGAAAGCGAAATACGACACGTATCGTGAGGAGATCCCAGAGCGATCGTACGAGGAGGGCGCGATGTTTCCGTATCTTGGCGACGAGCGAGAGGTCGTGGTAGAACGTCGGTCATCGTCAGTCGTGTCAGAGAACGCGCTCCGGCTGGCCCGTCATCACGTTGAGGAGACCTCGGTGAAGCGGGCTCTGGAAACGCTGTACCGACGCAAAGCGCGAGAGACATTCGAAGAGCGGGCGGAGCATTTCGCTGAGCAGATCGGCGTGACCCACGAGCAAATCGAAGTTCGGAATCAGCGAACGAAGTGGGGGTCCTGTTCGACCACCGGGACACTCGGACTGAACTGGCGACTGATGATGGCTCCGCCGGAGATCGTGGACTACATCGTGATTCACGAACTGGCTCACCTGCGAGAACCCAACCACACAGATGCGTTCTGGTCTCTCGTTGGCGAACATGACCCGGACTACGAAGCACACGCTCGGTGGCTTGAAGAGAACAGTACGCAGTTAGTCTTCTCGGACGACGATCTCTGA
- a CDS encoding DUF1931 family protein, whose protein sequence is MADLIVKAAVKEALDDMNVASDFYDALDDEVAELLEAAARRAEENDRKTVQPRDL, encoded by the coding sequence ATGGCAGACCTGATCGTCAAAGCCGCCGTCAAGGAAGCGCTGGATGACATGAACGTGGCCTCGGACTTCTACGATGCCCTCGACGACGAGGTCGCGGAGCTGCTCGAAGCCGCCGCGCGACGTGCCGAGGAGAACGACCGAAAGACGGTCCAGCCGCGCGACCTCTAA
- a CDS encoding DUF7114 family protein, with protein sequence MDAPGDRVRRAAREAVDDVEPPAFRDRLVEHVTGGSVAAGEVTLAAATAERRRLGEPAPDPTVTVGDRDRSPLDCAVAVQAIYRGLELTRSLAQAPPWTDGRTVEGDEAVLVADVLVARGMHCLARTAAADRAVATIRSFGHDHATDVDRGDYALERDTFELAVEAGVSAVGGRPGPRLRNYAADLVGEGPPSVPETVVDDLVAAARDPPGSEGARSQADH encoded by the coding sequence ATGGACGCCCCTGGGGACCGGGTCCGCCGGGCCGCCCGCGAGGCCGTCGACGACGTCGAACCGCCGGCGTTCCGGGACCGACTCGTCGAGCACGTGACCGGCGGGTCCGTCGCGGCCGGCGAGGTGACACTCGCCGCCGCCACCGCCGAGCGCCGCCGTCTGGGTGAACCCGCGCCCGACCCGACCGTCACCGTCGGGGACCGTGATCGGTCGCCGCTCGACTGTGCCGTCGCCGTGCAGGCCATCTATCGTGGCCTCGAACTCACCAGATCGCTCGCCCAGGCCCCGCCCTGGACCGACGGGCGAACGGTCGAGGGCGACGAGGCCGTCCTCGTCGCTGACGTGCTCGTCGCCCGTGGCATGCACTGTCTCGCACGCACCGCCGCCGCCGATCGCGCCGTCGCGACGATCCGATCCTTTGGGCACGATCACGCCACCGACGTCGACCGCGGGGATTACGCCCTCGAACGCGACACGTTCGAACTCGCCGTCGAAGCCGGGGTCTCGGCGGTCGGCGGCCGACCCGGGCCACGCCTGCGGAACTACGCCGCCGATCTGGTGGGCGAGGGCCCGCCGAGCGTGCCCGAGACGGTCGTCGACGACCTCGTCGCGGCCGCGCGCGATCCGCCCGGCAGCGAGGGCGCGCGCAGTCAGGCCGACCACTGA
- the hypF gene encoding carbamoyltransferase HypF: MTDRARATLSITGVVQGVGFRPFVARTADDADLAGRVHNTGDGRVAIAFEGSRSAVERAIERVRSDPPPLARIDDATVDWVAPEGATEFEIVASTGESGGSGAIPPDTATCEACLADVRDPDSRYADYWATSCVDCGPRYTVIEALPYDRPRTTMSAFPMCADCRAEYETPTDRRYHAQTIACPECGPTLTLRDDDWTVRERGPAAIDATAERIAAGDIVAIKGVGGTHLVCASRPTVVRRLRERSGRPAKPFALMAPDLDAIRAVATVSEREREALESIRRPIAVLDRRDDGWLAPVAPGLHTVGVMLPYAALHHRLFETLDEPLVMTSANPPGAPMAIDQAAIRALELTDASLVHDRTIANRCDDSVVRIVDGDRQFVRRSRGWVPEALPRPEGPPVLAVGAEFDATVAVAADDWVRPSQHVGDVDDPETLAAHADAVERLCTLFDVEPRVVARDAHPRFLTSERARAYADDPDWSIDRVESVQHHHAHAAGLLGESGVDRATILALDGTGYGPDGTVWGGEVLAADRDRYERVGSITAFRLPGGEAAVRQPARILASLLDDPDRIDRCLARAGLDRSAAAAIRQQAASGVNAPQTTSAGRTLDAAAALLDVCQERSYEGQPAMTLEAAAAGHEPLDYDPPLERCDGRPVLDAHAVLQWVADRRDATATGPLAATVQDAIARGLARIAVDAARERGHDHVGLTGGVAVNAAIHRRVRDVIEDAGLAFLAHDRVPPGDAGLAYGQAVVASARAE, translated from the coding sequence ATGACCGACCGCGCCCGCGCGACTCTCTCGATCACCGGCGTCGTCCAGGGCGTCGGCTTTCGGCCCTTCGTCGCCCGGACCGCCGACGACGCCGACCTGGCGGGCCGGGTGCACAACACCGGCGACGGACGCGTCGCGATCGCCTTCGAAGGGTCCCGGTCGGCCGTCGAGCGCGCGATCGAGCGCGTCCGATCGGATCCGCCGCCACTCGCACGCATCGACGACGCGACCGTCGACTGGGTCGCCCCCGAGGGCGCGACCGAGTTCGAGATCGTCGCCTCGACCGGCGAGTCCGGGGGTTCGGGCGCGATCCCGCCCGACACCGCGACCTGTGAGGCCTGTCTGGCCGACGTGCGCGACCCGGACAGTCGGTACGCCGACTACTGGGCGACCTCGTGTGTCGACTGTGGGCCCCGCTATACCGTGATCGAAGCCCTGCCCTACGATCGCCCGCGGACGACGATGTCCGCGTTTCCGATGTGTGCGGACTGCCGCGCGGAGTACGAGACGCCGACGGATCGACGATACCACGCCCAGACGATCGCGTGTCCCGAGTGTGGGCCGACGCTCACCCTCCGGGACGACGACTGGACCGTCCGCGAGCGCGGGCCGGCCGCGATCGACGCGACCGCCGAGCGGATTGCAGCGGGCGACATCGTCGCGATCAAAGGGGTCGGCGGGACGCATCTGGTCTGTGCGAGTCGGCCCACGGTCGTCCGCCGCCTGCGCGAGCGCTCGGGGCGGCCGGCGAAGCCGTTCGCACTCATGGCCCCCGACCTCGACGCCATCCGGGCGGTCGCGACCGTCTCCGAGCGAGAGCGCGAGGCGCTCGAATCGATCCGCCGTCCGATCGCCGTGCTCGATCGGCGCGACGACGGCTGGCTCGCGCCGGTCGCGCCCGGCTTGCACACCGTCGGCGTCATGCTGCCGTACGCCGCGCTCCATCACCGACTGTTCGAGACGCTCGACGAACCGCTGGTGATGACGAGTGCGAACCCGCCGGGCGCACCGATGGCGATCGATCAGGCGGCGATTCGAGCGCTCGAACTGACCGACGCGAGCCTGGTCCACGACCGGACGATCGCGAACCGGTGTGACGACAGCGTCGTCCGGATCGTCGACGGCGACCGCCAGTTCGTCCGCCGCTCCCGTGGGTGGGTGCCCGAGGCGTTGCCCCGGCCGGAGGGGCCACCCGTGCTCGCGGTCGGTGCGGAGTTCGACGCGACGGTCGCGGTCGCAGCCGACGACTGGGTGCGACCCTCCCAGCACGTCGGTGACGTGGACGACCCCGAAACGCTCGCGGCCCACGCCGACGCCGTCGAGCGTCTCTGTACGCTGTTCGACGTCGAGCCCCGCGTGGTCGCCCGTGACGCCCACCCGAGGTTTCTCACGTCCGAGCGCGCTCGCGCGTACGCGGACGACCCCGACTGGTCGATCGATCGCGTCGAATCGGTCCAGCACCACCACGCCCACGCCGCGGGCCTCCTCGGTGAGTCGGGCGTCGATCGCGCGACGATCCTCGCCCTCGACGGCACGGGCTACGGCCCCGACGGGACGGTCTGGGGTGGCGAAGTGCTCGCGGCCGACCGGGACCGCTACGAACGAGTCGGCTCGATCACCGCGTTTCGCCTCCCGGGTGGCGAAGCCGCCGTCCGCCAGCCCGCACGGATCCTCGCGAGCCTCCTCGACGATCCGGACCGGATCGACCGATGTCTCGCCAGGGCGGGCCTCGATCGGTCGGCGGCCGCCGCGATCCGCCAGCAGGCCGCCTCGGGCGTGAATGCGCCACAGACGACGAGCGCCGGTCGAACACTCGACGCCGCCGCGGCGCTACTCGACGTCTGCCAGGAGCGTAGCTACGAAGGCCAGCCCGCGATGACGCTCGAAGCCGCCGCAGCGGGTCACGAGCCGCTGGATTACGACCCGCCACTGGAGCGATGCGACGGACGGCCCGTCCTCGACGCGCACGCCGTGCTCCAGTGGGTGGCCGATCGTCGGGACGCGACGGCCACGGGCCCGCTCGCCGCGACCGTCCAGGACGCGATCGCGCGTGGACTCGCCCGGATCGCCGTCGATGCGGCCCGCGAGCGGGGACACGATCACGTCGGGCTGACCGGTGGCGTCGCAGTCAACGCCGCGATCCACCGCCGGGTCCGCGACGTTATCGAGGACGCGGGGCTCGCCTTTCTCGCTCACGATCGGGTGCCGCCCGGCGACGCCGGACTGGCGTACGGCCAGGCCGTCGTGGCCTCCGCCCGTGCGGAGTGA
- the larB gene encoding nickel pincer cofactor biosynthesis protein LarB, with amino-acid sequence MRELLDAVAAGELSPADAEARLRGYATTGAGRFDAARRERSGVPEAILASEKTAADVAALAATAIETTGRAIVTRADRDQVAAVRDRLDAVAPAATLAHHPAARTLVAHAPTFDPPRLDATVAIATGGTADRGPATEASLIAREMGARIRLIEDVGVASLARTVDAADRLRDADVVIVAAGREGALPTVIAGLIDSPVIGLPIAAGYGRGGEGEAALDGLLQSCTALSVVNVDAGFTAGVQAGLIARSIDAARGA; translated from the coding sequence ATGCGCGAGTTGCTGGACGCGGTCGCCGCTGGTGAACTCTCGCCCGCGGACGCCGAAGCGCGCCTTCGAGGGTACGCGACGACGGGCGCGGGCCGGTTCGACGCCGCGCGTCGGGAGCGATCGGGGGTGCCCGAGGCGATCCTCGCGAGCGAGAAGACCGCCGCGGACGTGGCCGCCCTCGCGGCGACGGCGATCGAGACGACGGGGCGAGCGATCGTCACGCGCGCGGATCGAGACCAGGTCGCCGCCGTGCGTGACCGACTCGACGCGGTGGCCCCGGCGGCGACGCTCGCCCACCACCCGGCCGCTCGGACGCTCGTCGCCCACGCCCCCACCTTCGATCCACCGCGTCTCGACGCGACCGTCGCCATCGCGACCGGCGGGACGGCCGATCGGGGGCCCGCCACGGAGGCGAGCTTGATCGCCCGTGAGATGGGGGCACGCATCCGCCTGATCGAAGACGTCGGCGTCGCGAGCCTCGCACGCACCGTCGACGCCGCCGACCGCCTGCGGGACGCCGACGTGGTGATCGTCGCCGCCGGCCGCGAGGGCGCGCTCCCGACGGTGATCGCGGGCCTGATCGACTCGCCGGTGATCGGACTCCCGATCGCCGCGGGCTACGGTCGTGGGGGTGAGGGCGAGGCCGCGCTCGACGGCCTCCTCCAGTCCTGTACTGCCCTCTCGGTCGTCAACGTCGACGCGGGCTTCACCGCGGGCGTGCAGGCGGGGCTGATCGCCCGCTCGATCGACGCCGCACGGGGCGCGTAA
- a CDS encoding type I restriction endonuclease subunit R encodes MDAIPSEGGVERSLLSWLDGVGWETHGQDGGRGATVLDEAHERDSHEVIYWDLLAEQVVALNEGVTEATVEQFVSSLRRDLDAENLMDGNRAFYQVLTKGKTFNVTRDDGATDTIYVDLLDYENPENNRFHAVNQFSVSRETTIRPDVTLFVNGIPLVTMELKSLAQDNDWHDAVRDLKAYEESVPRLFVPGLFNIAADTMALRYGAVGAPTEFYEPWNDAPAVYEDDNAMRQAVRALCNPEAILDLLKHFVFYERRAGGDAKIVPRYMQYYAVNRILDRVREGEHRRGLIWHTQGSGKSFTMLYAAENLLSRPAVARNPQVFVIVDTDKLNSQMRDQLANLSLEQWTEAESIDHLQQLIEEGRSQLVLTTIQKFEDVDPDVQGNDEVIVMSDEAHRFMEGGLGSRLENALDGAYHFGFTGTPVQEGERYAPDESEQAKRNTMREFCPEGEDYLHRYSVKQGIDDGLILPVYFTLRHEMAWEIDEAGLDEEFEQTFRGMTTDEKRDFIRETVTATTLAEIEPRVETAVAEIDAHYDDHVAPNGWKGMVVTPSRRSAAMYGERLVERRGDEEVEVLYTATNDDPDIIQQFHTDAEERDSIVKAFKDEANPKLLVVHNMLLTGFDAPILKTMYLDRNLKNHNLMQAIARTNRPAAGKENGEIVDFQGVFENIDEALDYDAETKQYAARNKDDLFDDLVEQVERVLDIFDGISQADTQEATSEAIERVSTHPERREFKQNFRRLQNLYEAVAPDGRLVSEGIEDDYKWLSRIHVAFKRTTAGEDDPEREMREKTREIIDDHVDISEIKRDFPTYKLGEEYLDDVEGLENPGVKASQIAHATREHLHPRENQNPRYKRLSERVTDIVERWQGGEMSDPEAVAALKSVEEKVLNVDREADDEEMEAAEFAIYTHLTEETPDAIESDEQAEQVAAEIVSQFRDRVDRHYPGWETNHQTIAEVERILLGVLVKERDLGHLIRDEEGFVDDVRNYLIQNDG; translated from the coding sequence ATGGATGCCATCCCATCCGAGGGCGGCGTCGAACGTTCGCTTCTCTCGTGGCTCGACGGCGTCGGATGGGAGACACACGGACAGGACGGCGGACGCGGGGCGACCGTGCTCGACGAGGCCCACGAGCGCGACAGTCACGAGGTGATCTACTGGGATCTCCTTGCCGAGCAGGTCGTCGCGCTGAACGAGGGCGTGACCGAGGCCACCGTCGAGCAGTTCGTCTCCTCGCTCCGGCGTGATCTCGACGCCGAGAACCTGATGGACGGCAATCGCGCGTTCTACCAGGTGCTCACCAAGGGCAAGACGTTCAATGTCACGCGCGATGATGGCGCGACCGACACAATCTACGTTGACCTCCTCGACTACGAGAACCCCGAGAACAATCGCTTCCACGCGGTGAATCAGTTCTCCGTCTCTCGCGAGACGACCATCCGCCCGGACGTGACCCTGTTCGTCAACGGGATTCCGCTCGTGACGATGGAACTCAAGAGCCTCGCGCAGGACAACGACTGGCACGACGCCGTTCGCGATCTCAAGGCCTACGAGGAAAGCGTGCCCCGGTTGTTCGTCCCCGGACTGTTCAATATCGCCGCCGATACGATGGCACTGCGCTACGGCGCGGTCGGCGCGCCCACGGAGTTCTACGAGCCCTGGAACGACGCGCCGGCGGTGTACGAAGACGACAACGCAATGCGGCAGGCGGTGCGGGCGCTGTGCAATCCCGAGGCGATTCTCGACCTGCTCAAACACTTCGTGTTCTACGAGCGCCGAGCGGGTGGCGACGCGAAGATCGTCCCGCGATATATGCAGTACTACGCGGTGAATCGCATCCTCGATCGGGTTCGCGAGGGCGAGCACAGGCGCGGGCTGATCTGGCACACTCAGGGGTCGGGCAAGTCGTTCACGATGCTCTACGCCGCCGAGAATCTTCTCTCGCGCCCCGCCGTGGCGCGCAACCCGCAGGTGTTCGTCATCGTGGACACGGACAAACTCAACAGCCAGATGCGCGACCAACTGGCGAACCTCTCGCTGGAGCAGTGGACGGAGGCCGAGAGTATCGACCACCTCCAGCAACTCATCGAGGAGGGGCGCAGTCAACTCGTCCTCACGACGATTCAGAAGTTCGAAGATGTCGATCCCGACGTGCAGGGGAACGACGAGGTGATCGTGATGAGCGACGAGGCCCATCGCTTCATGGAGGGTGGCCTTGGCAGTCGTCTCGAAAACGCTCTCGATGGGGCCTACCACTTCGGATTTACTGGCACGCCGGTTCAGGAAGGGGAGCGGTATGCACCGGACGAAAGTGAGCAGGCCAAGCGCAATACGATGCGCGAGTTCTGCCCCGAGGGCGAAGACTATCTCCACCGCTACTCGGTCAAGCAGGGCATCGACGACGGGCTGATCTTGCCCGTCTACTTCACGCTCCGCCACGAGATGGCGTGGGAGATCGACGAGGCCGGACTCGACGAGGAGTTCGAGCAGACGTTCCGTGGGATGACGACCGACGAGAAACGCGATTTCATCCGAGAGACCGTGACGGCGACGACGCTTGCAGAGATCGAGCCCCGCGTCGAGACGGCCGTCGCAGAGATCGACGCCCACTACGACGACCACGTCGCTCCGAACGGGTGGAAAGGGATGGTCGTCACGCCGAGCCGACGCTCGGCGGCGATGTACGGTGAGCGACTCGTCGAACGGCGCGGTGACGAGGAGGTGGAGGTCCTCTACACGGCGACCAACGACGACCCCGATATTATCCAGCAGTTCCACACGGACGCCGAGGAGCGTGATAGCATCGTCAAAGCGTTCAAAGACGAGGCGAATCCGAAACTGCTGGTCGTCCACAATATGCTCCTGACGGGCTTCGACGCCCCGATTTTGAAGACGATGTATCTCGACCGGAATCTGAAAAACCACAACCTCATGCAGGCGATCGCCCGGACGAATCGACCCGCTGCGGGGAAGGAGAACGGCGAAATCGTGGACTTCCAGGGCGTCTTCGAGAACATCGACGAGGCTCTGGACTACGACGCAGAGACGAAACAATACGCCGCTCGCAACAAAGACGACCTCTTCGACGACCTCGTCGAACAGGTCGAGCGGGTGCTGGACATTTTCGACGGGATTTCTCAAGCGGACACGCAGGAGGCGACTTCCGAGGCCATCGAGCGCGTCAGCACACATCCGGAACGCCGCGAGTTCAAGCAGAACTTCCGGCGACTCCAGAACCTCTACGAGGCCGTCGCCCCGGATGGGCGACTTGTCAGTGAGGGCATCGAAGACGACTACAAGTGGCTGAGTCGGATTCACGTCGCGTTCAAGCGCACCACGGCGGGCGAGGACGACCCCGAGCGGGAGATGCGCGAGAAGACGCGCGAGATCATCGACGACCACGTCGATATTTCCGAAATCAAGCGTGACTTCCCGACGTACAAACTCGGTGAAGAGTATCTCGACGACGTCGAGGGCCTCGAAAATCCTGGTGTGAAGGCCAGCCAGATCGCCCACGCAACCCGTGAACACCTCCATCCACGAGAGAACCAGAATCCCCGATACAAGCGACTCAGTGAGCGAGTTACCGACATCGTCGAGCGATGGCAAGGGGGTGAGATGAGCGACCCCGAGGCCGTTGCCGCCCTGAAATCCGTCGAGGAAAAAGTGCTGAACGTCGATCGGGAGGCCGACGACGAGGAGATGGAGGCCGCCGAGTTCGCCATCTACACGCACTTGACCGAGGAGACGCCCGACGCGATCGAGTCCGACGAGCAGGCCGAACAGGTCGCGGCGGAGATCGTCTCACAGTTCCGCGATCGAGTCGATCGGCACTATCCCGGGTGGGAAACGAACCACCAGACCATTGCCGAAGTCGAGCGGATCCTGTTGGGCGTTCTCGTGAAAGAACGCGACCTCGGCCACCTCATACGTGACGAGGAGGGATTCGTCGACGACGTTCGAAACTACCTCATCCAGAACGATGGCTGA